The Tenebrio molitor chromosome 3, icTenMoli1.1, whole genome shotgun sequence genome contains a region encoding:
- the Ran gene encoding GTP-binding nuclear protein Ran has protein sequence MAQEQEMPTFKCVLVGDGGTGKTTFVKRHLTGEFEKKYVATLGVEVHPLVFHTNRGAIRFNVWDTAGQEKFGGLRDGYYIQGHCAIIMFDVTSRVTYKNVPNWHRDLVRVCENIPIVLCGNKVDIKDRKVKAKSIVFHRKKNLQYYDISAKSNYNFEKPFLWLARKLIGDPNLEFVAMPALVPPEVTMDPHWQQQIEKDLKEAQETALPEDDEEL, from the exons ATGGCCCAAGAACAGGAGATGCCCACGTTTAAGTGCGTCTTGGTCGGAGACGGAGGCACCGGCAAGACCACGTTCGTGAAGCGTCACTTGACCGGCGAGTTCGAGAAAAAATACGTGGCCACGCTGGGAGTGGAAGTGCACCCGTTGGTCTTTCACACGAACAGGGGGGCAATCAGGTTTAACGTGTGGGACACCGCCGGCCAGGAGAAGTTCGGGGGGCTTCGCGACGGCTACTATATCCAGGGCCACTGCGCCATCATCATGTTTGACGTCACCTCGAGAGTCACCTACAAGAATGTGCCCAACTGGCACAGGGATTTGGTCAGAGTCTGCGAGAATATTCCTATCGTGCTCTGCGGCAACAAAGTCGACATTAAAGACCGAAAAGTCAAAGCGAAAAGCATCGTATTCCACAGAAAGAAGAATCTACAG TATTACGACATCTCGGCCAAGTCGAATTACAACTTTGAGAAGCCATTTTTGTGGCTGGCGCGGAAGCTGATCGGCGACCCTAACCTTGAATTCGTGGCCATGCCTGCACTGGTGCCGCCAGAGGTTACGATGGATCCTCACTGGCAACAACAAATTGAGAAGGATCTCAAGGAGGCTCAAGAAACTGCACTTCCTGAGGATGATGAAGAACTCTAA
- the mEFTu1 gene encoding elongation factor Tu — protein MASFIAARSLPVLHRTIGQVLLNDACKLHHQSRIIQCTIPTYTQNRFYAEKKVFDRNKPHCNVGTIGHVDHGKTTLTAAITKVLADQKLAEAKKYQDIDNAPEEKARGITINVAHIEYQTENRHYGHTDCPGHADYIKNMITGAAQMDGAILVVAATDGVMPQTREHLLLAKQIGVEHLVVFINKVDAADKEMVELVEMEIRELMSQMGFDGDNVPIVSGSALCALEGKNPEMGSEAITQLLKEIDSYIPTPVRELDKPFLLPVEHVYSIPGRGTVVTGRLERGVLKKGNDCEFVGYNKVMKSTVTGVEMFHQILEEAQAGDQVGALVRGVKRDDIKRGMVMAKPGTVKSYDHIESQVYILNKEEGGRTKPFTSFIQLQMFCRTWDCAIQVIVPDKEMVMPGEDSRLILKMIRPMVLEPGQRFTLRDGSQTLGTGVVTKILPSMTEGERLQLTEGKKAREKRVSQK, from the exons ATGGCATCATTCATAGCTGCACGCTCGCTACCAG TTTTGCATCGTACAATTGGGCAAGTTTTACTAAACGACGCCTGCAAACTCCACCACCAATCTCGAATTATCCAATGTACTATCCCCACATACACACAAAACCGTTTTTACGCCGAAAAGAAAGTCTTTGACCGCAACAAACCTCATTGTAATGTCGGTACGATCGGGCATGTAGATCACGGCAAAACGACGTTAACTGCCGCGATAACGAAAGTATTAGCCGACCAAAAACTAGCTGAAGCAAAAAAGTATCAAGATATTGATAACGCGCCAGAGGAGAAGGCTAGAGGGATTACTATTAATGTGGCTCATATTGAGTACCAGACAGAAAATAGGCATTATGGTCACACTGATTGTCCAGGACACGCTGATTACATCAAAAACATGATCACAGGGGCGGCGCAAATGGACGGCGCGATTTTGGTAGTTGCCGCGACAGATGGCGTCATGCCCCAAACAAGAGAGCATTTACTGTTAGCTAAACAAATAGGTGTTGAACATCTTGTTGTCTTCATCAATAAAGTTGATGCAGCTGATAAGGAGATGGTCGAGCTTGTAGAGATGGAAATTCGTGAACTCATGTCCCAGATGGGCTTTGATGGTGACAATGTGCCTATAGTTAGCGGATCCGCGTTGTGCGCGTTAGAAGGCAAAAATCCAGAAATGGGATCAGAAGCTATCACTCAGTTGTTGAAGGAGATTGACTCCTACATTCCCACCCCTGTCAGGGAATTGGACAAACCCTTCTTGCTCCCAGTTGAACATGTCTATTCTATCCCTGGCCGTGGAACTGTTGTAACAGGGAGGCTAGAGAGGGGTGTTTTGAAAAAGGGCAATGACTGTGAATTCGTTGGGTATAATAAAGTAATGAAGAGCACTGTGACAGGGGTTGAAATGTTTCATCAGATTTTAGAAGAAGCACAAGCTGGAGACCAAGTGGGAGCTCTTGTGAGGGGTGTTAAAAGGGATGATATTAAGAGAG GTATGGTCATGGCCAAACCAGGCACCGTGAAAAGTTACGACCATATAGAATCCCAAGTATACATCCTCAATAAAGAAGAAGGTGGCAGGACTAAACCTTTTACGTCATTCATTCAGTTGCAAATGTTCTGCAGGACATGGGATTGTGCTATTCAGGTCATTGTCCCTGATAAGGAAATGGTTATGCCAGGAGAAGATTCTAG GCTGATTTTGAAAATGATCCGACCAATGGTGCTGGAACCCGGTCAACGATTTACGTTAAGAGATGGTTCCCAAACGCTTGGTACTGGAGTAGTCACGAAAATATTGCCTTCGATGACAGAAGGTGAAAGATTACAACTGACTGAAGGAAAGAAAGCAAGAGAGAAGAGAGTCTctcagaaataa